CTCAAAGTAAGacacaaaaaaaatgtaaccaTTTTCCTAATTTATGGAAAcctttaacatttaaaatttcaagaaaatattcattctaaaataataataataataataattgttatttattatatttatttatacaatttaccgttatttatatttattgttatttatatttttacatttactaTAGTGTGGTATACTTTTGGAATGAAAAGGTGATTAACAGAAACAGTCCTTCTGTGCCCTAAGATTACCACATAGTAGTGCCCCGACCACTTGCACATATTACAACTTACATGTGTCAATGCTTATCACCGACCAATTCACATGGCAATCCCTAGTCACCATTGCTCATTGTCAATCAAAATTAAGGTCACGGGCCAAATTGATTGGGCCAAGAATGGTCTAATTCAACTTAGGTTTTTTGTTCTTGCACCCCATCaaatttctttctgcacccaATGTATTGGATTTTGCTTTTTGGAAATTTGATGTCTTTAGAAATGAAAAGGATGGAGAGGAAATTTTATTCTGAGGAAAATGGAGGAACCAACATTAAACCCTGTAAAACTAACTGACattgaatttcttttcaaaacaaaaattaacatgttGTTTCTATGGATTGGTTCTAGTTCATCTTGCAACACATAAATCAAACTATAAAAGAACTTGTATTGTATATGACATTAGTCTATTAGTTGCACAGCTGCAATAGAAGGTATCTTGTCTCTCAGCTTCTGTGTTAAGGCAACACGAACTGTCGAAACCCCAGCTGCAGGTCCACTTAGCCGAACTTTCACAACATAATCTTTCATCTCAACAAGCTCTAATATTCCTCCCCCAGTGCCAACAAGGTATGGTCTAATTTCAGAAAGAACCTGAAAAATTAACAACCTTAAAGACAGCAACAGCAAGTGCTCCCTAGTAATATGAATCCTAAAACATGTCTAAATATTTGTGCCACTACTCAAAAGATTGAAGAATGAGACAAGTTATTTGGCCTCAAAGATTTCATCAAGGTTTGCATATTTTATCTATCATTTGTGGTTAAGTTACACGAGATGAGATGAAAATTAGTGATTCACTAAGCTTTTACACCTAACATAAAATTCAAGAGGCCAATGAAATTATAAGAATGCTTTAAATTATGCAGTGCAGTGCAAGAAGTTTTCCATACTTTTTCTACATTGTCTTCTGTTAACTCGAGGCCAGTCTCAGTGTCCATTATCTGTTCCACTTCCATGATTTCTGGTATCTTGTCTCTGAGGCGAGTTTCTATTCCCATTTTCAATGTCATGGTTGAGCTAGGACATGATCCACATGCCCCTTGTAGCTTGAGGACAACAACAAGACCATCTATCTCATGTAATGCCACATTCCCTCCATCAGCCATCAAGCCAGGCCTTACCTCATCCAAAACCTTCTCCACATTATCTTCTGTCAGTGGCAGGCCACAGATTGGGGAAACAACAAATCCTGCAGCGTGACAATGTGAGTTCCACAATAACTATGATATCTATCTACTCACACACACCCTTTCCAACCTACTTTGCtgcataattgaaaatattataaaaaagtctCATCATCAGATAACATTGCTCACACTGTCAATCTCCATTTCTCTTTTCCCATTTGGCAAATTCAATAAGCCTCAAAACTAACCAACTTCTGACTTGTACCATTTGCAGGGAAACTATTATGATGTAAAATTCCAGTACTCATTTAGCATGATGTTAAAGTAACAATCAGTGTAATTATTCAAATTTCTAACTGATGAACCTCTTGAATAATGAATGCATTGAGAGTAACCAGCACCTGCTTTGTTTAGTCGAGCACGATCCGAGATAAGCCCAAAAAATTGCTTTATATTGATTTGATGACCCCTGATAAAAACCGTGTCTTTTGACGAAAATCCTCTGGTATTTGCCACTGGGTtctagaaaaacataaaattgaatCACATACCTAAGAATTGATACATGCCCATTACGAAACTAAAGAATCCTGGCATAAAACAAGAACAGAACATAGGAAATAACCGGAAGAAAGAACAGAGTATAAAAGTACCTTAAGAGACAATAATCCGTGAGTTGGATAGAGCATTGCAATTGTTCTTGTCGCATTGAGGCTTTGAGttattgaagatgaaagtgcACCACCCAACATCTGAGTGTGAGTGGATAACACAGAAAACTACCATAAGAATTTGAGCAACATCTGAaactgaaattattttggtttatatAAAATGTTGTATCATTTTCCAGTTTTGATATCTGTagaagagaaggaaaagctGATAGCTCGCATTTCTTGATTGGCTGACATTGATTCTTTgtgatgataaaagaaaataatataataaagtctGTGGTCAGAACTGAACCATGCAAGCCGAATTCTGCACAATCTGGAAAGGACAAAACAGGAATTTCGATATCTGTGGGCTGCAGAACAAAAAGAGGAGGTGGAGGAAGTAACACCCCCAGAAATCAAATCGTAGAGCCCAAGACTGCAAATTTGGGATCGAATAAAGGTGCTTGTTCTTCTCGCCCCTTTTTCaccctttttataaaattaaaataaattatcattttcgataaaatattttttgtcctTTTAAAATGTGTAGAGTATAATATAGGGAagacatttaattaattattttaatagtttgaaTTTAATGTCCGAATATTGATAAGACATTTGTTTTTGCTTACGATCAGGTATGTGATAAcgaatattttcataatttttttattttttatttatttataagtctCTCTACAAATATTATAGGCTTATGGTATCGACATAAGTATTATAAAGAGCACTTAAGATTAACAAAAAAATGAgcaaaacatacaaataaggcCCACAAAAAACTAATTTGACgaagttttcaaaaaataatatatatatatatatatatatatatatatatatatatatatatatatatatatatatatttttatatatatatatatatatgtttttttctttttaattttgggACGTATAGAAGtatttaattaatcttttttaaaataaaaattaaataaaccttaggtttgaaaaaaaaaactttattaccAAACCCgtccattttaaattaataatcattcTAAAACAGCATTTTGGAAAATCTTACTttatacaattaatttataGCTTTTTGGGGTACTTTAGCTCTCTTTTACAAAGTTGTTTATGTTCTTTATTCACATAAATGTGTTGTAGGTATTTGATAGAAATATTTCGGGATGCTTTGATACATAAACCAAAATGGATATAACTAGTTAAATATGTCAATTggaaatttatgaatttatcttCTTATctttaatgtgaaatttttattgtttacaattttatattatgttttaaaccATCATACTCATACCGAATTATAAAATGcccttttaataaaattataacaaatcaaaCCATAAacgttaaatatataaatatttactttcaaaattacaaaatttattataataatcacAAATACAAACATTATATGACTGGACatcaaaatatatcataaaaatattagtaatttttaattgaaaaaataacgAAAACTctatatacaataaaaattatgattaataatacgttttttaacaatatttaagtATATAGCCCTAAAAATCATCTTATAATAAACTGGCTtcttattaaacatttttctgCATTTCTAGTTCCTGTCATGTGTGTAACTctaacttaatatatatatatatatatatatatatatatatatatataaatcatctTTAAAAGCGAAAAATACTACTTTAATATAAAttccacaaatataaatattttaactttaaaaataataatttatataagaaattatctcctattaaaagaaaaagttgtatttatgatatttatattacCGATGATAAAACTTTGGTTTAGAAGATGGTGAAAGAAAAATCCAACATAAAGTAAATTAAGTCCAATCTTGCTGGGCCAGGAGAAGGAAACAGAGACCAAAACAGATGAATGGAGAGAAAAAGTTTAAAACGTACGAAGAAGCTTTTGAGAAATGTAGCAAACCCTAAACTTAACTTTTTCAACTACATTTCTTCCTCTTCAAACGATGTCATGTTTCTCCACTCACCTAACTCATTAgttacaaaactatttataagaAGTCATCTACTATTTTGTATAGTTACTCCTGCTTTTCACACAATACAAGAACCACCAAATTCTATAAAACAAAGAAACCTTAATTATGATGTTAATTTAGGTTTCATGTGGGTTACATGATCGAGATAAATTTTCTTGGAAATTAAGGTATCACTACTTGTATGAAATGGAAATATTAGAACAAGCTATTAAATATGGTAGAAACTATTTAacacattattttttactaacaatttttattattattattattatgttgtaAGATATGAGGTTATAAGAAAGAAGTGATGATGTGTGGGTGAATGTGGAGCACTGAATTAGCCACAAAGGTCATGTCAAGTTAGTCACTAAACACAGAAACACATACACTCTTCCTTTGGTATTGTCACTAAGGTTGGCCACAAATAAGTGAAATGCAAGGAAATGAATTATGCATTTTTTCATTGAAGCATGGAACAAGACTTGTAACTCATGAATATCTATCTCCTTTTGACCAACAATAAAAGTAACCCTTATCCTATCCGACCAAAAGAGATGTTCCCCCCACCCTTCcttttcatcttcattttccaaatcattattttttataacctaATCTCATtttactcatatatatatatatatatatatatatatatatatatatatatatatatatatatatatatatatatatatgctgcaATGTGGAATCAAAAGGAAAGCTCTGATTAgacatcaataacatttttttttcctttacatTTTCATGTATGTGGCATCACCTAGCTCTTTTCATCTAAGCCTACATATCATATAAGATATATTTATAAGAGATAAAAAGGTTGTCCAACTTATATATAGAGGAGAAAGTcatataagtaattatattaaatctttttacATCAACAAAGTGCAATAATTGAATTTTGTCTCAAAACAACACACTTGAGAAAAcgattataatataatatgaatatagCATAATTATAGATATTTACAAATACATTgtgtataaaattatatacagttaagattaacaaaaaaaaaacaatgttaaaaGACTTCACAAACAAACAAGGCCAATTATTTGACCAACGTctcataattttattgtatttttttgcAATTTGAAGAAATACAGAAAGATTTTGTTAATCTTGTTTttagcaaaagaaaaaagtaaatatatctTGGGTTtgaaagtataaaactttacatttACATCAATAAAGCATCTTTAATCTTAATAAACATTCCTTGACCCTCTAAACTGAATGGATCTATTCACCAAACACATGGACAGATTGTTATTTTCTCACCTCTTAAAAATGAACAGATTCCTTAAGAACAAAAGAACAATGCAATCAAAGTTTCAGATTCTTGTCTGTTGTTCCCTTCCTTCTAAATCACAATCCAACCCTTCATCAATGCTTCCTCCATGTGGTGATAAAACAACACCAACTTTATTGTGGATCTTCCCAACTCCAATAACATAATTACTCTTTAAATAGTAATATATGTAATTACTCTTTAAACAtgacaaaaaaatgaaacaaataaagaaagaatttaTCTTTCGGTTTGGCATGCCCTAAGGGTATGCATTACTACCTTTTCCCAATGGAATTTTCTAGCAGAATCTGAATCAAATGATCAAAGAGATAACCaataatttgattgaaaaaaaaaaaaaaaaggtcagAGCCAGTCTGTGAAAGAAAAGAGTGTCCTTGTATTGTAACGAATACAACCACTTTGTTCCTGATTTGATATTTTATGACACAATGAGGAATGACAAGGAAAgatagaaatattattattattattgtatatagAATAATGTTGTGAACAATAATTGAGGATTAGGGTTTATAGAAGATTAAGAAGTGTGAATGCAAGCAGTGGAATAACGTGGGGATGAggatattattataaatgaagaGAGGGTATTGGATCCAGAGAAGATAAGCCTTCATCCCAAAATGGAGAGATTCCTTTTGTCctttaaatatcaatttctatgttcttattttaatctttcttgGTGGGGAACTTCTAACCAGAATCTGATGCATTGAATGTGGAGGCTGAATTGGATccaaacttttcttttcttttctttttttttattttttattttttcagaatAATCATCAtgctaattatatttttacttcatCAACCAACCTGTGTGATTCCCTTCcctatctttttttatttcatataaacacattctataaaatattttataggtCTGGCTTCTGTCACACCAGAATTAGATTAGctcaaagaaaaaacataaacaaggtTGCTTTTCTGTCATGGAGATTTTAGACACCACAAAATCACTAGTGTTTTGACTTTCCCATTACAAATTTGAGATGATTTTCAACTTTATAACCCCATGTTAAGCACTCTACCAATGAATTTAGAAGGGGCTTCTGATTTTCATCAaacacatgaaaaagaaaactatagtTTAGTTTCTGTATAGAAggtgataatatatataatttcaaagatAATGTATGCTTTTGTTTGAAATACAGGTTGgcctatattaaa
The sequence above is a segment of the Vigna radiata var. radiata cultivar VC1973A unplaced genomic scaffold, Vradiata_ver6 scaffold_264, whole genome shotgun sequence genome. Coding sequences within it:
- the LOC106755184 gene encoding nifU-like protein 3, chloroplastic, producing MLGGALSSSITQSLNATRTIAMLYPTHGLLSLKNPVANTRGFSSKDTVFIRGHQINIKQFFGLISDRARLNKAGFVVSPICGLPLTEDNVEKVLDEVRPGLMADGGNVALHEIDGLVVVLKLQGACGSCPSSTMTLKMGIETRLRDKIPEIMEVEQIMDTETGLELTEDNVEKVLSEIRPYLVGTGGGILELVEMKDYVVKVRLSGPAAGVSTVRVALTQKLRDKIPSIAAVQLID